A window of Oncorhynchus kisutch isolate 150728-3 linkage group LG23, Okis_V2, whole genome shotgun sequence genomic DNA:
TTTGCCAGTTTGTAATCTAGGTATTGATAATGCAATTCCTGGTAGTTAGGCTAATTATAGTTGTGTTTGGATGTTAAAAGTACCTAAATTGAGGAAAGCACATTTTAGGCTACAAACAGAACCACATGGTCCCAAGAACTGTGAAGCCAGTTTGGACCACTGTGTGCCAAGGCTATTTCATACACAGTTCGAGTCATCCATGTCTACTAGCCATGGCACCTTGAAAGCACCTTCACTCCCTACATGAGTGCGCAATCAATCAAGGTGGAAAAAAATTGCTATTTGACTCAAGAGCTCTACCAGGACCATTACTAATTTAATGGCCAAACAACCAGAGGCCACATCCGTAGAAAACTGCCTTTATAACCCAATAAATGCCCACTTAATGGACATTAATGTTATTAAATGAGAGAAAAACATGTTACACCAAATGTCTGGGACACCCTGAGGCAGAAACCAATGACATCAGGGGACAAGGAAAACAGACATCGAGAATCAAAATGAAAAGACCCAAAATCACATCAATTAACCTGCCAGTCAAGACATCTGTTCTCATATTTTTCTACTCAGCTCTGCTAGACTCAGTTGTTACCACAGTGAGAAGTTGGCCCACATGTTCAAAGGGCTTAATCCTCACCAAAAGAAACAGTCAAGACGCAGGTAGACATTATGACCAAGTACAACGAAATTGACTGTACTACTCAAAAACATTGTTATGAAGACAGGCTATTCATAATGGGTGGTGTCCCTCTTAGCGTTAAGTCCAACACGTAAGTCTTCTTAGGTTTAGAAATAAACATTCCATCAAAGTCAACCTTAAATTCTTATCAGTTGCTGAAAAGTCCAAAGCGAAGTCCATTGTGCCCTTTAAAGCAAGACAAGAACAGTCTAAAGTCGTGTTACACAGCACTTTGTCTCTCAGAGTTCAAAGAACTGTGAATATAATCACACTCCACATGAGGTTATAAAAGCCATTGTGAAATGTTCCTGCAAGTCCTTGGAATCATAAACGTAAGAACTCTGATCTTTAACCAAAGTAAATCCTCAGTAAACTGTTTTGTACCCGAGTGGAAACTATAGTAGGCTACACAATGGTTGAAGACAGTTACAACAAAGAATGATTTTCATCATTCATGTAGATATGACTCAAATTACAAAAGACTGCTCTCAGTCGGTCAAAGTACAGTGGGTAATAGTTCATTAGCCTAATCCCTTCATATTAGCCCACTCAGTTGGGCTATACATAAAGCAGGAAAATAATTAACGGAGTCCATGCTTTTTTCCAGAACAACCAAAAAGATGCATTGGCGCATGCAAAGAAGTAAAAACAGCTGAAGTATATTTCATACAAGGAAATGTACATTATTAAAATGGTAGCATAAACATTCTTGATTCGATAATTGTTATTAAATATTGTTATTCcagttattattttatttttttacttacccAAATGTCTCACCACATGCAGAACTTCTGTTACAGCCAAATCAATGACAAGATACTTGTCAATGTGTGCGAGTGTTCATGCAACCCATCAATGAGTACAGGTGTGTAGTCTGATCCTGAGTGTGCTCGCCTGCTTGAGAGAGTGGGAGTGAATGAGTCATGCCGAAGTGCACTAATCTGCCTTCTCATGACTGTCCGCCTCATGTGACCATTCTGCCTCTCATTTCCTTTGATCCAGCCAATAACATGGTGCCCCCCCTCCCCAAAAATGAAAGTAGCAACTgcggattgcccctttaaaacaCATCCAAAAAGATACGTGCTGGACAAAACAGCCAACTGAAGAAATAATGGGATGTCCAGTCACTGTTGTTTGCTGCGCCAACAATCTTTTATCTTTTCTAAAACCGAAACGGCTGTTTACGCTATCCCTAATGCAGTGAAAAGAAATTAAGCTAGCTTTATGGGACATCTTTGAGGGCAGAACCATTACACCTTTGTTTGTGTAAAACTGTCCTTTAACCAGACAAACAGTCAGTGGTCAATCCACATCACTtagacttaaaaaaatatatacactttttttttttactttcctGATCAAAATAATTGATCATAAACTGAATGCTGATGCATAGAACACAATACGCATGTTTAGCAgatattgtgggtgtagcgaattGCCCAtttctctagctccaacagtacaatactatctaacaagtaatgtagaacaatttcacaacatgtACCGAATACACAAATCTaggtaaaggaatggaattaaagaatatataaatatatggacgagcaatgtcagagcagcaaAGACTAAAATATAGTAgaatagtatatacatatgagatgaataatgcaagatatgtaaacattaatgggtacatgcttattagtaactggaataagaaATGTCATAAATGTGTCGAGTGCAGTGCCTATTGGCTACGTAGCTTATTGAAGTTTGCGCTCAGTgggacctgaaatttgctcagtgacaAAACATTGAGGGAATAttgcatgtacagtgcattcggaaagtattcagataacAAAATATGGGGAAAAAAATTCATGCTACattacttattctaaaatggattcaaaagaaaagctcaatctacacacaataccccataaacgACAAAGActaatttttgcaaatgtattaaatagaaaaaaacagaaatattacatttacataagtattcagaccctttactcagtactttgttgaagcacctttggcagcgattacagcctcaagtcttattgggtatgaagctacaagcttggcacacctgtatttggagagtttcttccGTTCTTCTCTGCTGatcgtctcaagctctgtcaggttggatggggagggtcactgcacagctattgtcaggtctctccagaggatgttcgatcgggttcaagtccgggctctggctgggtcagtcaaggacattcagagacttgtctcgaagccactccagcattattagggtcgttgtcctgttggaaggtgaacctttgccccagtcggaggtcctgagcactctggagcaggtgaGCAGGTTGAtgagcaggttttaatcaaggattgctctgtactttgctccgttaatctttcccttgatccggactagtctctcagtccctaccgctgaaaaaccctgccacagcatgatgctaccaccacacTTCACTGTAGCGAtggagccaggtttcctccagatgtgacacttggcatttaggCAAAAGAGTTCAGtctctggtttctcatggtctgagagccagatgccttttggcaatccaagcgggctgtcatttgccttttactgaggagtggcttccgtctgggtgctataccataaaggcctgattggtggagtgctgcaaagatggttgtcatcctggaaggttctcccatctccacagaggaaatctgtagctctgttagagtgaccctcgggatcttggtcacctccctgaccaaaggctcagtttggccaggcagcctgctctaggaagagtcttggtggttccaaacttcttccatttaagaatgatggaggccactgtgttcttagggaccttcaatgctgcagacattttttggtactcttccccagatctgtgcttcaacacaatctggtctcagagctctacggacaattccttcgacctcatggcctggtttttgctctgacatgcactgtcaactgtgggaccttatatagacaggtgcgtgcctttccaaatcatctccaatcaattgaatttaccacaggtggactctaaatcaagttgttgaaactgctcaatgatgatcaatggaaacaggatgcacctgagctcaattgagtctcatagcaaagggtctgaataaatcaaaccaaagtttatttgtcacatgcgccgaatacaacaggtgtacaccttacagtgaaatgcttacttacaggctctaaccaagtGCAAAAAAAattattaggtgaacaataggtaggtaaagaaataaaactgtaaaaagacaggctatttacagtagcaaggctatatacagacaccggttagtcaggttgatttgaggtagtatgtacctgtagatatggttaaagtgactatgcatatatgatgaacagagagtagcagtagcgtaaaagaggggttggcgggtgggacacaatgcagatagcccagttaaccaatgtgcgggagcactgactggtcggcccaattgaggtagtatgtacatgaatgtatagttaaagtgactatgcatatacgataaacagagagtagcagcagcgtaaaaagaggggttagggggggtttatgtaaataaggcactTCAgtcttttatttttaatacatatgcaaacatgtctaaaaatctattttcgctttgtcattatggggtactctgtgtagattgctgaggattattTTTATTATTCTCACCTCCAGCTTTTAAAAACATGAATTAAAAGTAGGTCAAAAGGTGTCAAGGCCGACGTACAGCTTTTATGAAAGGTCAGCGTATAAAACTGGCTCATAACAATCCCAACCAAAGATGACAGTGACTGAATCAATTATGAAATGTGCAGTAAATAGCGCAGAGTACAAATGTAAGGAACCAAAATTAGCATTGAGACAATTACCAACAAAACATTCTATGATTGCACAAACTGAAACATTGTCGTTAGACATGATAATTCAATTATTTAGTGAAGACTACAATTTACTCAAGTGTGTGTACTATGGCTGGGAAATGCCAGGGAGCTCACGATACATGTTGTGAATCTCACAATtttatatgtattgcgattcgatgttccaacaCCATATGtttgctgcagagggacaagagagccatGTTTTGATCAGTCACTGAAATTAAAGTGCTGCTAACAAATGGGCTACCTATTTAAAAAGATggtaacaaactagttttggtgCAGGTATAGCAAACTAATGCAAAAATAACATTGCGATATTATCAAAACGATAGTCAAAAATACTGCACGATATCACAATCAATGACCCCACATAATCAAGTAGACCTAAACCTAAGCCTAATCCTTTCATGGTTAACAGTACACCACTTACCACATTTTGCCCAACATGCTGCATAATTGCCAGACTTCAAACACATTCCTAATGAATGCACAAGAGCCACTACTTGAggcaaatacagtactgtaaagggtagctagctagttgcttCACAGGCTAGCTAAAATAATACATTggcaatgtaggcctacattccaccTTTTAAAGCCTGATAGTGTGGAACAATACAGGTTGAGGTacaataaccaaaaggttgccaATTCAAACATGATTTTCTCCATTACATTCTGATCACACTCTCATCATTCCATCTTTGATTTACAAGTGTTTAAGCCTTATTTAACTGTACCTGTCATTTGTGTTATCATTCCAATGCTTTGTGTATTATAAATAGCAGGAATCTCATATAGGACCATTCATGGAATAGAATGGTTGTGTGTGACCCAAATGGTTTCAGGAAATCTGTAAAGGAGTTCCAGAAACAGATCAATGGCTTTTTTTGTTTGCAGGACATAAAACGTTCTCATTCTGAACAACGGGTTTACTTTACGGACAGACTTATACTTAGGCTAGTTAATAAAGGCAGTAGGGGACAACTATATTTGACTATGACTTAAATTCCCTCCGCCAGGCTTAACTGACCCGCTTAGAATTTGAAGTAGATTGTTTTGATCTTGATTATTTCAATCAATAATCAAGATCCAAACAATCACTAAGAATCTACTTCAAATTCTAAGCGGGTCAGTTAAGCCTGGTGGAGGGAATTTAAGTCATAGTCAAATATAGTTGTCCCCTACTGCCTTTATTAACTAGCCTAAGTATAAGTCTGTCCGTAAAGTAAACCCGTTGTTGAGAATGAGAAGCCTTGCCAGGCAAACAAGTTTCAGTCACATCGGAGTGATGCCAATGAGAAAGAAGGCCAACTACAACAGAGCTAGAGGACAGCCTGGCCCATTGGATACTGTCACCCTGTCCTCCTAATACATAGAGACAATAGGGCACTGTTTCCCTCAGACCCACTCAAACATTCCTCCAATCCACATATCTGAGATTAAATGAAAATATGACAAAGCCAGTTATGAGTTACTCTGTTATTCCAGAGCAATCTAATATAAAGTTATATTAAAAAGATGGAAGGGCAGATCTTGATGAACAGCCTCTTAATCTCTGAAGACCATAGACGTGTGCATTGGGTCAGTTTGCCGTGGCTGTCAAGTGCAATTTAAAAGCAGACTTCCCACAATAAAATCAGTGAGTACCGACCATGAGATATAAAATAGATGACATACATTTATTCTGGTTGTCGGGTCTTGACCTTTTCTACTGTACTTTTGGTCTGCCATAAATAATTACCAATAGGTCATGGCACCTTTGGTCTGTAGGCACATTAAAATGTCCACTTTTCTGTTACAGAGAGGGGATAACTAATGGGTCGTGTTCCGAGATGGAATAGGTCTTGAAAAGCAACGAAAGAGGAATCCTACCGTAGTGCACGGAGCCTATAGGGGCCCACCGTTGGTTACATGTTTCATCATCGCTCTGAAAAGGCTGCAATTTGAATTAGCCTAAAAAAAATTAAGTAGAACGTACTGTTGCATATTTGTAGCCTTAAGTTCCAGTTGTGGAATAGGGAATACACATTGAAATATTGAGTATATTTTAAGTTTGTGGTTGTGCTGAAGATGACAATTTAACAAGCATGACAATTTGATCTAACGGTCTTGATAGCCTAGCTACTTGTTTCAGAATAGGTAGAGCATAATGGAAAAGGGCCACGTGAAACCTAGAAGTGGAGAGATCAATGAGTCGTTGGCAACAAAACAGTAGCGTTTTGTTTACTGCAACTAGCGAATACAAAATCCAAGTGTTTCTCAATCACAACTGACTTCATGAAAATCATACATTCGATTAAAATGCCAGGATAGATATTTAGAACATTTGGCTTAAATTGTGAGATGGTTGAAGTTGCACGATAcatcaaaaaatatataactcCAGTACTTGCTAGACTACTAGCTTTGCCTCGTAGCTAGCTTCATACAGAGGTCAAACACAAGCGAGAGAGGATAGTCTGGGCATGCACGCGCTTACCTCACAACATATAGTGAACTCGGTTCCAGTGGGATTTTCTTTGGTCTCAATAACGCACAACCGAATGATTAACTATGAGCTTTCAAATGAACGTCCAGATTCCCGTTTACTCTACTGGCAAAACGCCGACAGCACACGTCACACTTAAGTATAACAACCACAGCAAGATGACTTTTGACAAACCAGGAAAATGTAGACGTAGCACGCATGTTTTCGTATGGTAGCCAATCAGACGACCGTTCAGGGCAAGCATTTCCgccgtcactagttaccacagccacaaagtcataacccCCGCCCATTTCAACAATTTATCTTTACAATATGATTTAAACCTAAcatttaaattaagaccaaagtcacaaaaaaaaatgcttttgtggctgtggtaactagtagaAACCCCCGCCACATGGCAACCCGAACGATGACGCGAGGTCGTACAATGTCGACATGTTATAAACCTACATAACATCGTATAACATCTGTGAATTTCATGTTACCATCAAAAAACAAACATGTGTACGTTTTCATTTACAGATATTCTCAATGTGTGTATTTTAGAGGTGAACTCTTACCTGTAGCCACATTACATGTTAATGATCAAAAGCATACTGTAAATTAAAAATCAATGTTGGGGCTtccagtctaaggcactgcgtctcagtactagaggcgtcactacagaccctggttcgattcccgcctgtatcacaaccagccgcaattgtgagtcccatagggcagcgcacaattggcccagcgtcttccggggtttagctgggtaggccgtcattgttaataagaatttgttcttaacagacttgcctagttaaataaagggtaaataAAAAATGATCAAACAGAATAATTTGATGTACTAAAACTATTGTTTGAGGAAACGAGCATTCTTTACCTAAATCAGTTCTGAGATTACATGTATATATTGGGATGTTGTAGTGTCCTCTGGAGGATAAAAGTGGTACTTTATGAAGTACTTTGAGCACAAAAGGCATGTAAACTCAGCAGGGGCAGCTATATCACGATTGTCAATGTATGATGTCTTATCCAGAAATCACAGACATGGCTGCAGTTGTTCTGCTTTCTTTGGTCTGTTCCAGTATTCCTGTATTGGGCTGCTGGACACGTCtggtctggtggaaccagccttattgctgcattcaccattctatttCAGTGAACAGAGCAATCAGGCTGGTTCTAACAGTCTAGCTAAACAACATACCACAGGGCACTTGGGGTGAGGAATCTCACAACCTCTAGCAAATGCTACATTAGCTGTAGAATTTAGGAAATAAATTAGGAAAACAGGATATGGTCACTTCAGTCACTCAAGAATAAACCACAAGAACACTATTAGATTGCTGTGAACAGAGGAACATCCACTATACAGGATAATATATTCATATAGATTAAAAATCAAATTGGGACAGCAGGGAAACATTCAAACAAAACAGCAATCTTTTTTTTCCAGGCCTAACAGTCCATTAAGTGAAATAAGCACTGTATTTTGGTCTCCACAAATAAAACAAGAACAATATGTCCATATTAATAAACATtgcacagaaagacacacacacacacacacactaacctttACATAAAAACCTTGATACTACAAGCGATGAAGATGGGAAACAGAGACACTGCATAAGACCAAAATAACCTCTGCCTGCTTTGACTAACCAATAGAGTGAATATGCTTTACATTTTACTGGACAAAGGTATACCTATTTGAATCATATACACATCTGTTGATTATATTTATAGAGAAAATAAACTTGTGGGTATAGCATTAAAGTTATGAGCAGGCAGGCCAAGAGGTTTGCATCATGCATGGGTGTAGTAGATGTGTCAATGAAACATGTGTCAACTGATGGCAGTGCAATGAGAGTGTCTCAGTGTTTCCTTAGTTTAATAAGGGGTTGTGATGAGGGGGTTTAACCAGCAAAACGGTAATTGACATGGATCTCTGGCTTGATGTCACACACCATCTTAAGCAGGTTGCCCAGCACCCCTTCCCGGTTCTGCTGGTAGCTGGTCTGGATGCTACCCATCTTGCCCACAGTCTCTTTGTCCACCTCTACAGCAGAGTTACCATGGGATCCAAGAGCCTAATGGAAAAATGGAAGACTGATTTAGGCCACCTTACAAGACAAATCACTTCAAACATACAGTAAGTATTAAATAAGTTATTATATGGCCAGTGTTAAGGTCTTATCAATTTAGCTACCAACTACAGTGCCTTATGATTAGGAAAATATGACTCATGTTTCCCATTTGCAAATTAAAACGGTCCCCCCAGTGTCTCACCGCAGCCTCCTTGGTCTTAAAATCCTTCTCCCTCTGCATACGGTACTGCTCAATCTCGGCCTGGGCTTCCTCCTTGGCCTGCTTCAGCCGACGGTTCTTACCTGATCAAACAGAAGAAAAAATCTGCACTTAGCCCTAGTAAGTGAAATAAACATTGATTCAATTCCCCATTCAATCAAGTTTTCCCAACTACGCAGTTTGTTGTGTGGTTCCTGACAAAATAGGAAGTGAAATCCTATTGTTTCATAGGGAAATGAGACTTAGTGAAAGAATTGTGAGGAAAGAAGCAAGTAGCCTACTGTCAAGACAGATTTTAAGTCTAGGCCTAGTCTGGGGCTAAAAACCATGTTCAGTGGAGAATATCCATTTAAGTGTTTAGTCCAGAGGTAGCctaatctgggtctgggaaaccaACCGTTGGAGTTAGACTGAAGGGTAAAGGATACATTTAGATATCAAT
This region includes:
- the LOC109868470 gene encoding V-type proton ATPase subunit G 1, encoding MASQSQGIQQLLQAEKRAAEKVAEARKRKNRRLKQAKEEAQAEIEQYRMQREKDFKTKEAAALGSHGNSAVEVDKETVGKMGSIQTSYQQNREGVLGNLLKMVCDIKPEIHVNYRFAG